From Citricoccus sp. SGAir0253, a single genomic window includes:
- a CDS encoding 3-methyladenine DNA glycosylase, with the protein MPAPLADDPLVLAPAQWRARAEAHRARITPYTEPLRELHSAGVRHPVHDFLFSYYSLTPGALERWHPGAGVVLAADPAAPDPAVPHAPGPDAGRAPHAAASPAPAAPGAGEPGGRFYRRLEPAPGLPEGGWTVDLAAFAERRGTMVEFARRILAGTARRPARLACFGLHEWAMAYRSEVHGVRHSTVPLRLGAEGTNRVVEENRIACSHFDAFRFYAPEAAPLNELQPTRATQVDLEQPGCLHANMDLYKWAYKLLPAVGSDLVADCFELAWRIRTMDMRASPYELAAWGLEPIRIETPAGRAEYVRHQRAFAVEANALRARLLEALAPLEPPEPLAAPDGSYGPDRAPGASSRG; encoded by the coding sequence GTGCCCGCACCCCTCGCCGACGACCCCCTCGTCCTGGCCCCCGCGCAGTGGCGCGCCCGGGCGGAGGCGCACCGCGCGCGCATCACCCCCTACACGGAACCGCTGCGGGAACTGCACTCCGCCGGCGTCCGCCACCCGGTCCACGACTTCCTGTTCTCCTACTACTCCCTCACCCCGGGGGCCCTCGAGCGCTGGCACCCCGGGGCCGGCGTCGTGCTCGCCGCGGACCCCGCCGCGCCGGATCCCGCGGTTCCCCACGCCCCGGGTCCCGACGCCGGCCGGGCCCCGCACGCCGCCGCGTCACCGGCCCCTGCGGCGCCGGGCGCCGGGGAGCCCGGCGGCCGGTTCTACCGCCGGCTGGAGCCCGCGCCGGGCCTGCCCGAGGGCGGCTGGACCGTGGACCTCGCGGCGTTCGCCGAGCGGCGGGGCACCATGGTGGAGTTCGCGCGGCGGATCCTGGCCGGCACGGCACGGCGGCCGGCCCGGCTGGCCTGCTTCGGGCTGCACGAGTGGGCCATGGCCTACCGCTCCGAGGTGCACGGCGTGCGCCACTCGACCGTGCCGCTGCGCCTCGGGGCGGAGGGGACGAACCGGGTCGTGGAGGAGAACCGGATCGCCTGCTCGCACTTCGACGCCTTCCGCTTCTACGCACCCGAGGCCGCCCCGCTCAACGAGCTGCAGCCCACGCGCGCCACCCAGGTGGACCTCGAGCAGCCTGGCTGCCTGCACGCCAACATGGACCTGTACAAGTGGGCCTACAAGCTGCTGCCGGCCGTCGGCTCGGACCTGGTGGCGGACTGCTTCGAACTGGCCTGGCGGATCCGGACGATGGACATGCGGGCCTCCCCCTACGAGCTGGCCGCCTGGGGGCTCGAGCCGATCCGGATCGAGACGCCGGCGGGGCGCGCGGAGTACGTGCGCCACCAGCGGGCCTTCGCGGTCGAGGCGAACGCCCTGCGCGCCCGCCTGCTCGAGGCACTGGCGCCACTGGAACCACCGGAACCGCTGGCGGCACCGGACGGGTCCTACGGGCCGGACCGCGCCCCGGGCGCCTCCTCGCGGGGGTAG
- a CDS encoding YchJ family protein translates to MTGAEPRAAAERLDAELAGRRCPCGSGEVYGSCCGRVHARFTGDGTLSAPTAEALMRSRYAAFALASTGDFPAAERYLLATWAPETRPASLALDAPGAGSGEELHWLRLDVEHVAGGGPFDDAGTVEFTAHFRTPAGRRTQHEVSRFVRRKGSWYYHDGAVD, encoded by the coding sequence ATGACGGGCGCTGAGCCGCGGGCCGCCGCCGAGCGGCTCGACGCGGAGCTGGCCGGTCGTCGCTGCCCGTGCGGCAGCGGCGAGGTCTACGGCTCCTGCTGTGGCCGGGTGCACGCGCGCTTCACCGGGGACGGCACGCTGTCCGCGCCCACGGCCGAGGCGCTCATGCGCTCCCGCTATGCGGCGTTCGCCCTGGCCTCCACCGGGGACTTCCCCGCGGCCGAGCGCTACCTGCTCGCGACGTGGGCGCCGGAGACCCGGCCGGCGTCGTTGGCCCTGGACGCGCCGGGGGCCGGGTCGGGCGAGGAACTGCACTGGCTGCGCCTGGACGTCGAGCACGTGGCGGGCGGAGGCCCCTTCGACGACGCCGGCACGGTCGAGTTCACCGCCCACTTCCGGACCCCGGCGGGCCGGCGGACCCAGCACGAGGTCTCCCGCTTCGTGCGGCGCAAGGGCTCCTGGTACTACCACGACGGTGCCGTGGACTGA
- the purS gene encoding phosphoribosylformylglycinamidine synthase subunit PurS, with amino-acid sequence MPTIVVDVMPKPEILDPQGKAIAGALPRLGFTGFAAVRQGKRFELTVEGEVTDEVLAQARQAAEQLLSNPVIEDVVNVEVLPAAEPALEAQAEARA; translated from the coding sequence ATGCCCACGATCGTCGTCGACGTCATGCCCAAGCCCGAGATCCTTGACCCGCAGGGCAAGGCCATCGCCGGCGCCCTGCCCCGCCTCGGCTTCACCGGATTCGCCGCGGTCCGCCAGGGCAAGCGGTTCGAACTCACCGTGGAGGGCGAGGTGACGGACGAGGTGCTGGCCCAGGCCCGCCAGGCCGCCGAGCAGCTGCTCTCCAACCCCGTCATCGAGGACGTCGTCAACGTCGAGGTCCTGCCCGCCGCCGAGCCGGCGCTGGAGGCCCAGGCC